The Candidatus Equadaptatus faecalis genome contains the following window.
ACCTCTGGCGGACATAAACGGAAAAACGATGCTTGAACATGTGTACCGCCGTGCCCTGATATCAGACGTTTTCTTTCGTATAATAATTGCCACCGACGACAAACGCATATACGAAGCGGCTGAAAAATTCGGTGCGGAAGCCGCAATGACGCGCGAAGACCATCCGAACGGCACCAGCCGCGCGGCGGAAATAGCCTCGGCGATAGACACCGACTACGTAATCAACATTCAGGGAGACGAACCTATGCTTGACCCCCGTCTTCTTCGCGAGCTTGCCGACGGCATAGCTGCTGACGAAAGCGCAGACTCTGCTACTGCCTGCATGGAAATTACGGACGAAGAAGACATAAACAACCCGAACATCGTAAAGGTTGCCCGTGCGCTCAACGGCAGGGCGCTCTACTTCAGCCGCTCGCCGCTGCCCTACAGGCGCGAAGCAACAGGCTGCAAAATATACGAACACATAGGAATCTACGCCTACAAGAAAGACTTTCTGATGAAACTCATAACGCTGCCCGACACACCTCTGCAGCAGACGGAAAGCCTTGAACAGCTCAAAATACTTGAACACGGTTACTCTATGGCTGTAATACCTACCAAATACCCGTCTGAAGGTCCCAACATCAACACCCCGGAAGACCTTGAGCTTGTAAGGAAAATACTTGCAGGCAAATAAGGCGTACTGCAGCGGCAGATGAGTATCCCCATGCAGTTTCCGGGACTTTTCAGTCTCATAATACTGCTGACCGACGACAACCCTGCCCATACGGAGCAGAGTCTTGCCGTTGCCTGCAGCCTCTCAGACATCACCGGCGCTGAAATAGCGAGCTTCAGCGTACCAAAGCTCAAGGGACTGCGCCGTTTTATTGCAGGTAAACGCAAGGTGCAGCTGCTTACCGGACGCAGGGAAGAAACGCTCTCATGGCTGAACTATGCAAAAGGGGGAACGCTGCTGCATTCGGTATCGGCGCTGTTTAAGCAGAGGAAAATAAAAGACAACTCGTCAAAAACAATCATTATCTCTGCCGGCAGTGAAACAGCGGCATACAACCTTGCCGTAGCGTCTGCGTGGAACGTCGCATGCTCAGTAATAGGAAATCCTGAAGGCGTAGGAACGAAGCCATTTGAATTCGTGATAATTCCGGAATACGAAAAACAGCCGGCAGAACCCAATATACTGAAAATTGTCACGCCTCCCAACAACATCGGCGGGAAAGAACTTGACGAAAAAGCGAAGGCGCTGCTTGAAAAACGCAAGGCTGACGGCAGCAGAATATGGCCTCTGCTTGTAGGCGGAAGCGGAGCAGACAACAGCATGGATCCTGAAAAGCTGAGGCTTTTGGCTGCAAAACTTGCCTGCAGGGCGGAAGCCTGCGGCATGCAGATATATGCGGGAACCTCTTCACGCACGGACAGGAAATGTCTCGCTGTCCTGCAGAAACTGGCAGAGCAGAACGAAGCCGTGCATTGTCTTTTGCCGGAGGAATACGGCGAAGACCTGCATTATGCCCTTATGGGAATAACTGACACGGTTTTCTGCACGGAAGACCTCTTCGGCGAAATATCGGAAGCTGTCACCGCAGGCAGAAAAGTTGTGCTTCTGCGTACTGCCTGCGCGAAGGGATTGAAACAGAAAATCAGCCGCCTGACAGGCAGACTTGTAGAAAACGGTGCTCTGCAGCGCTTCCGGGCACACGGAACTGCAAGAAACAACCTGGTCTACGACAGATTCAAGCGGCACGGCAAACTTCAGGAATTTGAAAACTGGCTGCTTTACTGCGGCACAAAAGAAACACCCTCATCCGGCCTTGACGGGGAAACCTCCGTATGGAGAAACTTCAATGAAGCGCGGCGCGCGGCAAAATGGATTGCAGAAAGCCTGGCTGAATAAGGCTGAATAAAAGGCTGAATAAAAGCGCGGAACACGCGCTGCATACAAATCGTCAAAAGCAAATATTTGTGCTACAATATAGCGGTAGCGAAATATTAAAACTGCGGAAAGGCGGTCGTCACATGAAGAAAATTATAACGGCATTATTAACGGCATCTCTCATAGTCACTTGTGCAGCTTCAGTCGGTTTTGCGGTGCAGAAAACGTCTGCAAAGACAAGCACGAAAACAGTTGCGAAAAAGACGGTTGCGAAAAAGACAGCTGCAAAAACAGCAGCGAAACCTGCTCAGAAAACAAAGCAGCTCCCTCAGACACAGTGTAAAATATTGCCGGGGCATACTGAAACTGCCGACACACTGCTTGTAACTGCCGAATGGCTCAAAAATAATCTTAACAACGTTATCCTTATTGACTGCCGCTTTGCAAGTCTCTATCAGGCAAGCCACATCCCCGGAGCAGTCAGCGCACCGTGGACGTACTTTGTGAACACCACCGCGCCCAACGGAAGCGAAGAATACGGAACAATCCTTCCCGCAGAACAGCTTGCCAAGAAAATCGGCGCTCTCGGCATCAACGGAAACCGTCAGGTTGTATGCTACAGCGACACAGGCGACTGGGGGCAGGGAGCCTGGACTGTCGCGGTTCTCCGCATAGCCGGCATAACCAACGCCAAAATGCTTGACGGCGGAATCTACGTATGGAAAAATGCAAAATATCCGCTCACGAACAAACCGTCGAAGAACAAAGCGGTGCCGTTTGCCATACAGCAGTCTGTCAAAGACGAATACGTTATCCTTACCGACGGAGTGCAGGAACTGATGGGAAAACCGACAACAGTTATAGCCGACGTTCGCACGCTCCCCGAATATGAAGGGAAAATCGCGCCGTTCAAAGAAAAACGCAAAGGACATCTTCCGGGAGCAATCCACCTTCCGATGGACAACTTCGTGGACATAGCGAGCGGACGCTTTAAAACAGCGGACGAAATCAAAGCGGAACTTGAAGCAAAAGGCATAACGAAAGACACAGACCTTGTACTTTACGACACCTGCGGAGTACGTGCCGGTTTTGCCGCAATGGCGTGCAGAATGGCAGGCTTCGGCAAGGCAAAATTCTACGATAACGGCTTCCAGGCATGGGCAGGAAACAACATGATGCCGATAGAAGTCACGGAACAGCAGTAAGACACAAGCGGCTTAAATTTGAAACGCAAACAGGCGCCTGTTGCAGACAGGCGTCAGTTTTTTATTTATTTAACGGCGAAAAAGGGTTAAAATGTAGCGTACGAGGTGATGGATTTGTCAATTTCAGGCTGCTGCGGAACAGACTGCGAGGCGTGCGAAGCAAGAAGAGCGACGCTTCAGAAAGACGCCGCCGCTCTGGCAAAGCTTGCCGTTGCGGAAGAAAACGCCGGAGGAGGTTCCTTTGTCCTGCCGTCGAAGCTCAAATGCACAGGCTGCCTTGAGCCCGGCGTAAAAAGCATACGCTGCCAGCAGTGCAGAATCCGCATGTGTGCACAGGAAAACCGCATACCGCACTGCGGCTTCTGCGAAAACTTTCCCTGCGAACTCACAGGCGACGCGTGGGAAGCAATACCTGAATACAAACACAACCTCGAACAGCTAAAAAGCAGATAAAAATACAGCAGACAGCAATGGCGCTGACGCGCCGCAGACAGCAGACGGCAGACATATGCTATAAGCTGCAAGCTATAAGCTATAAGCTAAGTGCTAAATGCTAAGTGCGCTCTTAAAGGTTCTAAATGCCGACAGCCAGATGACCGTAGGGAATATCGACCGTAGGGAGAATACAGCCAACAGCCGTCAGCGCGAGCGAAGCTAGCAATACAGCGGCGCGAAGCGCCAGCGGGCTTTACGTTTTTAACTTTAATGAAGGCTTGTGAAGCAAGCCCGCCATAATTGGTTTTTATGGTAACTGATTTTTTTGGTAATTGTACTTTATAGTCATTGGTTCTTACGGTAATTGGTTTTTTACAACGAAAGGAAGCGGTAAACGTGTTTAAAATTCTGAGCAAAGAAAAACTTGCCCCCAAAGAATACAGCTTTTGGATAGACGCGCCGCGCATCGCCTCGCACGCGAAGCCGGGGCAGTTTGTCTCCGTGCGCGCTTCGGAAACAGGCGAACGCATACCGCTTACGATAGCCGACTTCGATGCGGAAAAAGGGCGCATACGCCTTATATTTCAGGTGGTGGGAAAAAGCACGGCTCTCATGTCGCAGCTTGAAGCCGGAGACGAAATAAAAGACGTTGCAGGGCCTCTCGGCAAAGCCAGCGAAACAGACAAATTCGGCACGGTGCTTCTCATAGGCGGCGGCATAGGAATAGCCGCGATATACCCGATACTCCGCAGACTGAAACAGCTCGGCAGCAGGGTAACAGCAATACTCGGCGCCCGCACGGCGGAGCTTGTCATACTGCAGGAAGAATGCAAAAAATACTGCGACGAGCTGATAATCACAACCGACGACGGTAGCCTTGGCGAAAAAGGGCTTGTCACCGACGCGATGAAACGCCTTGCACAGCGCGGAGAAAAGCCTGACCGCTGCTGGTGTGTTGGTCCTTCCGTAATGATGAAATTCTGCCAGAAAACGGCTAAGGAACTCGGCTGGCCGATATGGGTGTCGCTCAACCCCCTCATGCTTGACGGCACAGGAATGTGCGGCTGCTGCAGGGTAACGATAGACGGCGAAATCAAATTTGCCTGCGTGGACGGCCCCGAATTTGACGGGCACAAGGTTGACTGGACAGAATTTATGAACCGTCTTGCGCAGTACAGGGACGAAGAAAAAATCTCCATGGAAAAATACGAAGCGGAAACGGGTGAAAAATCATGGCTGTAACGCAGAAAAACAAAACCCCCATTGCAGAGCTGAACCCTGCCGAACGCGTCACAAACTTCAAAGAAGTCTGCCTCGGCTACACGGCGGAAGAAGCGAAACGCGAAGCTGAACGCTGCCTGCAGTGCAAAACGAAGCCGTGCATTTCAGGCTGCCCAGTAGGCATAGACATTCCCGGCTTCATCCGCGCTCTAAGGGAAGAAAGCGCCGAAAAAGCGGCGGAAATAATAGCTGAGCAAAGCTGTTTTCCTGCGGTGTGCGGCAGGGTATGCCCGCAGGAAAAACAGTGCGAAGGCGTATGTACGGTCGGAAAAATCAAAGACTGCGAACCTGTTGCGATAGGCAAACTTGAGCGCTTCGTTGCTGACCGCGCGCTCGAAAAAGGCGTGAAAACCGCAGCGCTCTCGGAAAAAAACGGCAGAAAAGTCGCGGTAATAGGCTCAGGCCCCTCTGCCTTGGCGCTTGCAGGCAGCCTTGCCAAAAAAGGCTTTGAAATAAAAATATTTGAAGCGCTTCACGAAGCAGGCGGAGTGCTTCTCTACGGCATACCCGAATTTCGTCTGCCGAAAAAAATAGTTGCCGCTGAAATCGAAAAACTGAAACAGCTCGGCGTTGACATCGAATGCAACGTCGTAGCCGGAA
Protein-coding sequences here:
- the kdsB gene encoding 3-deoxy-manno-octulosonate cytidylyltransferase, encoding MPKFLGIIPARYASSRLPGKPLADINGKTMLEHVYRRALISDVFFRIIIATDDKRIYEAAEKFGAEAAMTREDHPNGTSRAAEIASAIDTDYVINIQGDEPMLDPRLLRELADGIAADESADSATACMEITDEEDINNPNIVKVARALNGRALYFSRSPLPYRREATGCKIYEHIGIYAYKKDFLMKLITLPDTPLQQTESLEQLKILEHGYSMAVIPTKYPSEGPNINTPEDLELVRKILAGK
- a CDS encoding mitochondrial fission ELM1 family protein; translated protein: MQFPGLFSLIILLTDDNPAHTEQSLAVACSLSDITGAEIASFSVPKLKGLRRFIAGKRKVQLLTGRREETLSWLNYAKGGTLLHSVSALFKQRKIKDNSSKTIIISAGSETAAYNLAVASAWNVACSVIGNPEGVGTKPFEFVIIPEYEKQPAEPNILKIVTPPNNIGGKELDEKAKALLEKRKADGSRIWPLLVGGSGADNSMDPEKLRLLAAKLACRAEACGMQIYAGTSSRTDRKCLAVLQKLAEQNEAVHCLLPEEYGEDLHYALMGITDTVFCTEDLFGEISEAVTAGRKVVLLRTACAKGLKQKISRLTGRLVENGALQRFRAHGTARNNLVYDRFKRHGKLQEFENWLLYCGTKETPSSGLDGETSVWRNFNEARRAAKWIAESLAE
- a CDS encoding sulfurtransferase, whose translation is MKKIITALLTASLIVTCAASVGFAVQKTSAKTSTKTVAKKTVAKKTAAKTAAKPAQKTKQLPQTQCKILPGHTETADTLLVTAEWLKNNLNNVILIDCRFASLYQASHIPGAVSAPWTYFVNTTAPNGSEEYGTILPAEQLAKKIGALGINGNRQVVCYSDTGDWGQGAWTVAVLRIAGITNAKMLDGGIYVWKNAKYPLTNKPSKNKAVPFAIQQSVKDEYVILTDGVQELMGKPTTVIADVRTLPEYEGKIAPFKEKRKGHLPGAIHLPMDNFVDIASGRFKTADEIKAELEAKGITKDTDLVLYDTCGVRAGFAAMACRMAGFGKAKFYDNGFQAWAGNNMMPIEVTEQQ
- a CDS encoding DUF3795 domain-containing protein, with the protein product MMDLSISGCCGTDCEACEARRATLQKDAAALAKLAVAEENAGGGSFVLPSKLKCTGCLEPGVKSIRCQQCRIRMCAQENRIPHCGFCENFPCELTGDAWEAIPEYKHNLEQLKSR
- a CDS encoding sulfide/dihydroorotate dehydrogenase-like FAD/NAD-binding protein, with product MFKILSKEKLAPKEYSFWIDAPRIASHAKPGQFVSVRASETGERIPLTIADFDAEKGRIRLIFQVVGKSTALMSQLEAGDEIKDVAGPLGKASETDKFGTVLLIGGGIGIAAIYPILRRLKQLGSRVTAILGARTAELVILQEECKKYCDELIITTDDGSLGEKGLVTDAMKRLAQRGEKPDRCWCVGPSVMMKFCQKTAKELGWPIWVSLNPLMLDGTGMCGCCRVTIDGEIKFACVDGPEFDGHKVDWTEFMNRLAQYRDEEKISMEKYEAETGEKSWL